In Notamacropus eugenii isolate mMacEug1 chromosome 1, mMacEug1.pri_v2, whole genome shotgun sequence, one genomic interval encodes:
- the GAS8 gene encoding dynein regulatory complex subunit 4 isoform X1, whose product MAPKKKGGGGKKGKAKATAIIDGVPPEEMNKEQVEEHIVRIREELDREREERNYFQLERDKIHTFWDITRRQLEEKKAELRNKDREMEEAEERHQVEIKVYKQKVKHLLYEHQNNLTEMKAEGTVSLKLAQKEHQTQENEMRKNMRFLKVELKEQELANEVVVKNLRLKHDEEITRMRNDFERQVREIESKYDKKMKMLRDELDLRRKTEIHEVEERKNGQINTLMKNHEKAFSDIKNYYNDITLNNLALINSLKEQMEDMKKKEDHLEKEMAEVTVQNKRLVEPLQKARDELLDLQKKLINYEKDKHALTSSKARLKVAEKELKDLQWEHEVLEQRFFKVQMERDDLYSKFEKAIQEVQQKTGFKNLILERKLMTLSNVMERKDVQLNEILSSSNLDPEALAVVSRKLEDVLESKNNTIKDLQYELARVCKAHNDLLRTYEAKLVAFGIPLDNIGFKPLETSVIGQNLGHGPAGLVSMPT is encoded by the exons GCACccaaaaagaagggaggaggaggaaagaagggaaaagccaAAGCTACAGCCATCATCGATGGTGTCCCACCAGAGGAAATGAACAAGGAGCAG GTGGAGGAGCACATTGTACGGATTCGGGAGGAGCtggacagggagagggaggaacGCAACTACTTTCAGCTGGAGAGAGACAAGATTCACACCTTCTGGGACATCACGAGGAGGCagctggaggagaagaaggcCGAGCTCCGGAATAAGGACCGTGAGATGGAGGAGGCCGAGGAGAGGCACCAAGTAGAGATTAAA gtTTACAAACAGAAAGTGAAACATCTGCTGTATGAGCATCAGAACAACCTGACGGAGATGAAAGCTGAAGGAACTGTGTCCTTGAAACTGGCACAGAAGGAGCACCAGACGCAGGAGAATGAGATGCGCAAAAATATGCGCTTTCTCAAGGTGGAGCTGAAGGAGCAGGAGCTGGCCAACGAGGTGGTGGTGAAAAACCTGCGCCTG AAACATGACGAGGAGATTACTCGGATGAGGAATGACTTTGAGAGACAAGTACGAG AGATTGAGTCTAAGTACGACAAGAAGATGAAAATGCTTCGAGATGAGCTAGATCTTCGGAGGAAGACAGAGATCCATgaggtggaggagaggaagaatggcCAGATCAACACTCTGATGAAGAACCATGAGAAGGCCTTCAGCGACATCAAGAACTACTACAATGACATAACACTCAACAACCTGGCACTCATCAACTCTCTCAAG GAGCAAATGGAGGacatgaaaaagaaggaagaccACTTAGAAAAAGAGATGGCAGAAGTGACGGTTCAGAACAAGAGGCTGGTGGAGCCCCTGCAGAAGGCCCGGGATGAGCTGCTGGACCTCCAGAAGAAACTGATCAACTATGAGAAGGATAAACATGCCCTGACC AGCTCAAAAGCCCGTTTGAAAGTCGCTGAGAAAGAACTAAAAGACCTTCAGTGGGAGCACGAGGTGTTGGAGCAGCGGTTCTTCAAG GTACAGATGGAGCGAGATGATCTGTATTCCAAGTTCGAAAAGGCCATCCAAGAAGTACAGCAGAAAACTGGCTTCAAGAATCTGATCCTGGAGCGCAAGCTGATGACCCTGTCAAATGTGATGGAGAGGAAAGATGTGCAGCTGAATGAGATCCTCTCCTCCTCCAACCTGGACCCTGAGGCCCTTGCGGTGGTCTCCCGAAAATTGGAG GATGTTCTGGAATCTAAAAACAACACTATCAAGGACCTGCAGTACGAACTTGCCCGGGTTTGCAAG GCACACAATGACTTGCTGCGAACCTATGAAGCCAAGCTCGTTGCATTTGGCATCCCCCTGGATAACATAGGGTTCAAGCCTCTGGAGACATCGGTGATAGGACAGAACCTAGGGCATGGCCCTGCCGGGCTAGTGTCTATGCCAACGTAG
- the LOC140521410 gene encoding 5-hydroxyisourate hydrolase-like isoform X2, with product MSGSWARSRGMEASSPLTTHVLDTASGLPARGLYLCLFRLEDCNEQWTELRRSYTNADGRCPGLLSPEQMKAGTYKLFFDTEGYWKKMGYTSFYPYVEVVFTITNEADKFHVPLLLSPCSYTTYRGS from the exons ATGTCAGGGAGCTGGGCCAGG AGCCGAGGCATGGAGGCGAGCAGCCCACTGACCACACACGTCCTGGACACTGCCTCCGGCCTGCCAGCTCGGGGCCTCTACCTTTGCCTCTTCAGGCTTGAAGACTGCAATGAGCAATGGACTGAACTGAGGAGAAG CTACACCAACGCTGATGGCCGCTGCCCAGGGCTTCTAAGTCCCGAACAAATGAAGGCCGGCACCTACAAGCTGTTCTTTGACACAGAAGGTTACTGGAAAAAGATGGGCTATACCAGTTTCTACCCATACGTGGAG gtTGTTTTCACCATCACAAACGAGGCTGACAAGTTCCATGTACCCCTGCTGCTGAGTCCATGCTCCTACACCACCTACAGAGGAAGCTAG
- the LOC140521410 gene encoding 5-hydroxyisourate hydrolase-like isoform X3, with the protein MEASSPLTTHVLDTASGLPARGLYLCLFRLEDCNEQWTELRRSYTNADGRCPGLLSPEQMKAGTYKLFFDTEGYWKKMGYTSFYPYVEVVFTITNEADKFHVPLLLSPCSYTTYRGS; encoded by the exons ATGGAGGCGAGCAGCCCACTGACCACACACGTCCTGGACACTGCCTCCGGCCTGCCAGCTCGGGGCCTCTACCTTTGCCTCTTCAGGCTTGAAGACTGCAATGAGCAATGGACTGAACTGAGGAGAAG CTACACCAACGCTGATGGCCGCTGCCCAGGGCTTCTAAGTCCCGAACAAATGAAGGCCGGCACCTACAAGCTGTTCTTTGACACAGAAGGTTACTGGAAAAAGATGGGCTATACCAGTTTCTACCCATACGTGGAG gtTGTTTTCACCATCACAAACGAGGCTGACAAGTTCCATGTACCCCTGCTGCTGAGTCCATGCTCCTACACCACCTACAGAGGAAGCTAG
- the LOC140521410 gene encoding 5-hydroxyisourate hydrolase-like isoform X1, translated as MSTQRLHLLQRHLCPTESRGMEASSPLTTHVLDTASGLPARGLYLCLFRLEDCNEQWTELRRSYTNADGRCPGLLSPEQMKAGTYKLFFDTEGYWKKMGYTSFYPYVEVVFTITNEADKFHVPLLLSPCSYTTYRGS; from the exons ATGAGCACTCAGCGGCTACATCTGCTCCAGAGACATCTCTGCCCCACAGAG AGCCGAGGCATGGAGGCGAGCAGCCCACTGACCACACACGTCCTGGACACTGCCTCCGGCCTGCCAGCTCGGGGCCTCTACCTTTGCCTCTTCAGGCTTGAAGACTGCAATGAGCAATGGACTGAACTGAGGAGAAG CTACACCAACGCTGATGGCCGCTGCCCAGGGCTTCTAAGTCCCGAACAAATGAAGGCCGGCACCTACAAGCTGTTCTTTGACACAGAAGGTTACTGGAAAAAGATGGGCTATACCAGTTTCTACCCATACGTGGAG gtTGTTTTCACCATCACAAACGAGGCTGACAAGTTCCATGTACCCCTGCTGCTGAGTCCATGCTCCTACACCACCTACAGAGGAAGCTAG